A genomic window from Serratia liquefaciens includes:
- the ttcA gene encoding tRNA 2-thiocytidine(32) synthetase TtcA translates to MQENQQINPKEQYNLNKLHKRLRRNVGEAIADFNMIEEGDRIMVCLSGGKDSYTMLEILRNLQQSAPVNFSLIAVNLDQKQPGFPEHILPAYLESLGVEYKIVEENTYSIVKDKIPEGKTTCSLCSRLRRGILYRTATELGATKIALGHHRDDILQTLFLNMFYGGKLKGMPPKLMSDDGKHVVIRPLAYCREKDIERFSVAKAFPIIPCNLCGSQPNLQRQVIGDMLRDWDKRYPGRLETMFSAMQNVVPSHLSDYNLFDFKGIHHGSEVVDGGDLAFDREDIPMQPVGWQPEEADEPAPARLDVLEIK, encoded by the coding sequence ATGCAAGAAAATCAACAAATTAATCCTAAAGAGCAATACAACCTCAACAAATTGCACAAGCGTCTGCGCCGCAACGTGGGCGAAGCGATTGCCGACTTCAACATGATTGAAGAAGGCGACCGCATCATGGTCTGCCTGTCCGGCGGTAAAGACAGCTACACCATGCTGGAAATTCTGCGCAACCTGCAGCAGAGCGCACCGGTCAATTTCTCACTGATTGCCGTTAACCTCGATCAGAAACAGCCTGGCTTCCCGGAGCATATCCTGCCGGCCTATCTGGAAAGTTTAGGGGTGGAATACAAGATCGTTGAGGAGAACACCTACAGCATCGTCAAGGACAAGATCCCCGAGGGCAAAACCACCTGTTCTCTGTGTTCACGCCTGCGCCGCGGTATTCTTTACCGCACCGCCACCGAGCTGGGTGCCACCAAGATTGCCCTGGGCCACCACCGTGATGACATTCTGCAAACCCTGTTCCTCAATATGTTCTACGGCGGCAAACTGAAAGGCATGCCACCTAAACTGATGAGCGACGACGGAAAGCACGTGGTGATCCGTCCGCTGGCGTACTGCCGTGAAAAAGACATTGAGCGTTTCTCGGTGGCGAAAGCATTCCCGATTATCCCGTGCAACCTGTGCGGTTCGCAGCCTAACCTGCAGCGTCAGGTGATTGGCGACATGCTGCGCGACTGGGATAAGCGTTATCCGGGCCGCCTGGAAACCATGTTCAGCGCAATGCAAAACGTGGTGCCTTCGCACCTGAGCGACTATAATCTGTTTGATTTCAAAGGCATTCACCACGGTAGCGAAGTCGTTGACGGCGGCGATCTGGCTTTCGATCGTGAAGACATTCCGATGCAGCCGGTGGGTTGGCAGCCGGAAGAGGCGGATGAACCTGCCCCGGCACGTTTAGACGTGCTCGAGATCAAATAA
- a CDS encoding VOC family protein, which translates to MNITPCLSHVSLGSNNFHAAANFYDRTLAALGCRRVLEHPGAIGYGRDYPEFWLQLPIDGKPATTGNGIHVGFFATSKQQVDDFYRQALLAGAKDEGAPGSRPHYGEAYYGCFVRDLDGHKIEASFWDESAA; encoded by the coding sequence ATGAACATCACGCCCTGCTTGTCTCACGTTTCTCTCGGCAGCAATAATTTTCACGCCGCAGCTAATTTTTACGATCGCACCCTCGCCGCCTTAGGTTGCCGCCGAGTTTTGGAACACCCAGGGGCCATTGGCTATGGCCGCGATTATCCGGAGTTTTGGCTGCAGCTGCCGATCGACGGCAAACCGGCCACCACCGGCAACGGGATTCATGTGGGTTTTTTCGCCACCAGCAAGCAGCAGGTTGATGATTTTTACCGGCAGGCGCTGCTGGCCGGGGCGAAGGATGAGGGCGCTCCCGGTTCAAGACCGCACTATGGCGAAGCCTATTACGGCTGCTTTGTGCGTGACCTGGACGGGCACAAGATCGAGGCCAGTTTCTGGGATGAAAGCGCGGCCTGA
- the zntB gene encoding zinc transporter ZntB — MEVIEGRELQVPDAVYAYQLDGKGGVTSIDYDDKVTCDEPCWLHLDYAHPASAEWLATTSLLPDAVREALSGESSRPRVSKVGDGTMITLRSINFNANSRPDQLVTIRVYMTDKLIVSTRHRKVYSIDQVVNDLQSGSGPTNSGNWLVEISDALTDHASEFIEDLHDKIIDLEDSLLEQQVPERGQLALIRKQLIVLRRYMAPQRDVFSRLASDRLPWMNDDDRRRMQDIADRLGRGLDDLDGSIARTAILSDEITTVMADAMNRRTYTMSLLAMVFLPTTFLTGLFGVNLGGIPGGGNPFGFAAFCLMLAGLVFGVGWWLKRRRWL, encoded by the coding sequence ATGGAAGTCATTGAGGGGCGCGAGTTACAGGTTCCTGACGCAGTCTATGCCTACCAGCTTGATGGCAAGGGCGGTGTAACGTCGATTGATTACGATGATAAAGTCACCTGCGACGAGCCTTGCTGGCTGCATCTCGATTATGCGCACCCGGCCAGTGCCGAGTGGCTGGCCACGACGTCGCTGTTGCCGGATGCGGTAAGAGAGGCCTTATCCGGGGAGAGTTCCCGGCCGCGCGTCAGCAAGGTGGGCGACGGCACCATGATCACGCTGCGCAGCATCAACTTTAACGCCAACTCGCGGCCGGATCAGTTGGTCACCATCCGCGTTTACATGACCGATAAACTCATCGTCTCTACCCGCCATCGCAAAGTGTATTCCATTGATCAGGTGGTGAACGATCTGCAAAGCGGTAGCGGGCCGACCAACAGCGGCAACTGGCTGGTGGAGATATCGGACGCGCTGACCGACCACGCCAGCGAGTTTATCGAAGATCTGCACGATAAAATCATCGATCTGGAAGATTCGTTACTGGAGCAGCAGGTCCCCGAACGGGGGCAGTTGGCGCTGATCCGCAAACAGTTGATTGTGCTGCGTCGTTATATGGCGCCGCAACGCGACGTGTTCTCGCGTTTAGCCAGCGATCGTTTGCCCTGGATGAATGACGACGATCGTCGCCGCATGCAGGATATTGCCGATCGGCTGGGGCGCGGGCTGGACGACCTGGACGGCAGCATTGCGCGTACCGCAATCCTTTCTGACGAAATCACCACCGTGATGGCCGATGCCATGAACCGCCGCACCTACACCATGTCGTTATTGGCGATGGTATTTTTACCCACGACCTTTTTGACCGGGTTGTTCGGCGTCAACCTGGGCGGGATCCCTGGGGGCGGCAATCCATTCGGCTTTGCGGCTTTTTGCCTGATGCTGGCCGGTCTGGTGTTTGGCGTGGGCTGGTGGCTGAAGAGACGCCGTTGGTTGTAG
- a CDS encoding peptide ABC transporter substrate-binding protein, whose product MTRKKIQQGFRLALCAVAIGAGLSSAMAAQVPPGTTLAEKQEIVRHIKDEPASLDPIKAVGLPEAQLARDLFEGLVNQDANGKVIPGVATRWQTTDNQTYIFTLRKDARWSNGDPVTAKDFVYSWQRLVEPKNLSPFAWFAQLAGIENADEIITGKLPADKLGVTALDDYTFKVQLNKPVPYFVSLTANFSLFPVNKAVVEKYGNDWTKVGNLVGNGAFKLQERVVNEKLVLTPNEHYWDHAHTVLTKVTFVPINQESNATKRYLAGDIDITESFPKNMYQKLLKDIPDQVYTPDQLGTYYYAFNTQRAPTSDVRVRKALSYAIDRKIIAEKVLGTGEKPAYHFTPDVTAGFKPEVSLLQQQPQAELDAQAKALIQAAGYGPNNPLKLTLLYNTSESHQKIAIAVASMWKKTLGIDVKLQNQEWKTYIDSRNTGNFDVVRASWVGDYNEASTFLSLLSSTHSGNIAKFKSENYDKLLAQASRETSAAALTADYNKLEQIITEQAPIAPIYQYTNGRLIKPWVKGYPITNPEDVAYSQTMYIIKH is encoded by the coding sequence ATGACGAGAAAAAAAATTCAACAGGGTTTTCGTTTGGCGCTGTGTGCAGTGGCGATCGGTGCAGGGTTGAGCAGCGCGATGGCGGCGCAGGTTCCCCCGGGTACCACTCTGGCGGAAAAGCAGGAAATTGTTCGCCATATCAAAGATGAGCCTGCCTCGCTCGATCCCATCAAGGCGGTCGGGTTGCCGGAAGCGCAATTGGCGCGCGATCTGTTTGAAGGCCTGGTTAATCAGGATGCGAACGGCAAAGTGATCCCCGGTGTTGCTACCCGTTGGCAAACCACGGATAACCAAACCTATATTTTCACACTGCGTAAAGACGCACGCTGGTCGAATGGTGACCCTGTCACGGCAAAAGACTTTGTCTATAGCTGGCAACGCCTGGTCGAGCCGAAAAATTTGTCTCCCTTTGCCTGGTTTGCCCAACTAGCGGGGATCGAGAACGCCGATGAGATCATCACCGGCAAATTGCCTGCGGACAAGCTGGGCGTAACGGCGCTGGACGATTACACCTTTAAAGTGCAATTGAACAAACCGGTCCCTTATTTTGTCAGCCTGACGGCCAACTTCAGCCTGTTCCCGGTGAACAAGGCGGTGGTGGAGAAATATGGCAATGACTGGACCAAGGTGGGTAACCTGGTGGGTAATGGCGCGTTTAAACTGCAGGAACGGGTGGTCAACGAGAAGCTGGTATTGACGCCAAACGAACACTATTGGGATCACGCGCATACCGTTTTAACCAAAGTGACCTTTGTACCGATCAACCAGGAGTCTAACGCCACCAAGCGCTATTTGGCCGGCGACATCGACATCACCGAATCCTTTCCTAAAAACATGTACCAAAAACTGCTGAAGGATATTCCGGATCAGGTTTATACCCCCGATCAGCTGGGGACTTATTATTACGCTTTCAACACCCAGCGGGCGCCGACCAGTGATGTACGGGTGCGCAAGGCGCTGTCTTATGCGATCGATCGCAAAATTATCGCCGAAAAAGTGTTGGGTACCGGCGAGAAACCGGCTTACCACTTTACGCCGGACGTCACCGCAGGCTTCAAACCGGAAGTGAGCCTGTTGCAACAGCAGCCGCAGGCCGAACTGGATGCTCAGGCCAAGGCGCTGATCCAGGCCGCCGGCTATGGCCCGAACAACCCGTTGAAGCTGACGCTGTTGTATAACACTTCGGAAAGCCACCAGAAAATTGCCATTGCCGTGGCCTCAATGTGGAAGAAAACGCTCGGGATCGACGTCAAGTTGCAGAACCAAGAGTGGAAGACCTACATCGACAGCCGCAACACCGGTAATTTCGACGTGGTGCGCGCTTCCTGGGTGGGCGATTACAACGAAGCCTCGACCTTCCTGTCGCTATTGAGCTCCACCCACAGCGGCAATATCGCCAAATTCAAGAGCGAAAATTACGATAAGCTGTTGGCGCAGGCCAGCCGTGAAACCAGTGCCGCGGCCTTGACGGCGGATTACAACAAACTGGAGCAGATCATCACGGAACAGGCACCGATCGCGCCGATTTACCAGTATACCAATGGCCGCCTGATCAAGCCTTGGGTAAAAGGTTACCCGATCACCAATCCGGAAGACGTGGCCTACAGCCAGACGATGTATATTATCAAGCATTAA
- the mpaA gene encoding murein tripeptide amidase MpaA gives MIQHRPRSERGQLAVAGENYGSSLLGAPLLYFPAAISSPDTGLIIAGTHGDEGAAIVTLSCALRSIAPNQLRHHVVLAVNPDGCQLGLRANANGVDLNRNFPAANWRSGDTVYRWNSAAEARDVKLSTGGRPGSEPETQALCHLIHRLKPRWVVSFHEPLACIEDPASSRLGVWLSHKFALPLVTSVGYETPGSFGSWCADLSLPCITAEFPPISADAASESYLDAMVELLTYPD, from the coding sequence ATGATCCAGCATCGACCGCGCAGTGAACGTGGCCAATTGGCCGTTGCAGGAGAGAATTACGGCAGTTCGCTGCTGGGCGCACCGCTGCTCTATTTCCCTGCGGCCATCAGTAGCCCGGATACCGGGCTGATCATCGCCGGTACGCACGGTGACGAAGGTGCCGCTATTGTCACGCTGTCCTGTGCGCTGCGCAGCATCGCCCCCAATCAGTTGCGTCATCATGTGGTGCTGGCCGTCAACCCGGATGGTTGCCAACTCGGGCTGCGCGCCAATGCCAACGGTGTCGATCTGAACCGCAATTTCCCGGCGGCCAACTGGCGCTCCGGCGATACGGTTTATCGCTGGAACAGCGCGGCGGAAGCTCGGGACGTTAAGCTTTCGACCGGTGGTCGTCCGGGTTCCGAGCCGGAAACCCAGGCGCTGTGCCACCTGATCCATCGGCTGAAACCGCGCTGGGTAGTCTCCTTCCACGAGCCTTTGGCCTGCATCGAAGATCCTGCCAGCTCCCGGCTCGGCGTCTGGCTTTCGCACAAATTTGCCCTGCCGCTGGTCACCAGCGTCGGTTACGAGACCCCAGGCTCGTTCGGCAGCTGGTGTGCCGATTTGTCGCTGCCCTGCATTACCGCGGAATTCCCGCCCATCTCTGCCGATGCCGCCAGCGAAAGCTATCTCGACGCCATGGTGGAATTACTGACCTATCCTGACTGA
- the ycjG gene encoding L-Ala-D/L-Glu epimerase, whose product MRSMRFYPEAWPLHTAFVIARGSRTEAKVVVVEIEQQGVRASGECTPYARYGESEASVMAQLAEVATAVEQGVTREQLQQLMPAGAARNAVDSALWDLECRLNGQSLWQRSEVAEPERIVMAQTVSIGSPEAMAFAARELEQQGARLLKIKLDNHLISERLVAIRAAVPTATLIVDANESWQAEGLAARCQLLADLDVAMLEQPLPAKDDSALENFIHPLPICADESCHTRSDLPRLAGRYQMVNIKLDKTGGLTEGLALAALAREQGFAIMLGCMLCTSRAIGAALPLAPGARFVDLDGPTWLAKDVEPGLSFECGAINLAP is encoded by the coding sequence ATGAGAAGCATGCGTTTTTACCCAGAAGCCTGGCCGCTGCATACTGCCTTTGTGATAGCTCGCGGTAGCCGGACCGAAGCCAAAGTCGTGGTGGTCGAAATTGAACAGCAAGGCGTGCGTGCCAGCGGCGAATGTACGCCCTATGCGCGTTACGGCGAAAGTGAAGCCTCGGTAATGGCACAGCTGGCAGAGGTGGCAACGGCTGTGGAACAGGGCGTGACGCGGGAGCAACTGCAGCAGTTAATGCCGGCAGGCGCTGCGCGCAATGCAGTGGATTCAGCGCTTTGGGATCTGGAATGTCGCCTGAACGGTCAGAGCCTGTGGCAGCGTAGCGAAGTCGCGGAACCGGAGCGCATTGTGATGGCGCAAACCGTCAGCATCGGCTCGCCGGAGGCGATGGCCTTCGCCGCGCGTGAGCTTGAGCAGCAGGGGGCCCGCCTGTTGAAAATCAAGCTGGATAACCACCTGATCAGTGAACGACTGGTGGCGATCCGTGCGGCAGTGCCGACGGCAACCTTGATCGTCGACGCCAATGAGTCCTGGCAGGCGGAGGGGCTGGCGGCACGTTGTCAACTGTTGGCAGATCTGGACGTGGCAATGCTGGAGCAACCGCTGCCGGCGAAGGACGACAGCGCGCTGGAAAACTTTATCCACCCGTTACCGATTTGCGCCGATGAGAGCTGCCACACGCGTAGCGATCTGCCGCGGTTGGCCGGCCGTTATCAAATGGTCAATATCAAGCTGGACAAGACCGGCGGTCTGACGGAAGGGTTGGCGTTGGCGGCATTGGCGCGGGAACAAGGGTTCGCCATCATGCTCGGCTGTATGCTCTGCACTTCTCGGGCGATCGGCGCGGCGTTACCCTTGGCTCCTGGGGCGCGATTCGTCGATTTGGACGGTCCAACCTGGCTGGCGAAGGACGTTGAGCCGGGTTTGAGTTTCGAGTGTGGGGCGATCAATCTCGCCCCGTAA
- the tpx gene encoding thiol peroxidase: MTQTVHFQGNPVSVAGHLPQSGEQAKAFSLVAKDLSDVALSSFAGQRKVLNIFPSIDTGVCATSVRKFNQLASGLDNTVVLCISSDLPFAQSRFCGAEGLSNVVTLSTLRGAEFKQAYGVEIAEGPLAGLTARAVVVLDGQDNVLYSELVNEITNEPDYDAALAALK, encoded by the coding sequence ATGACTCAGACAGTACATTTTCAAGGCAACCCGGTTAGCGTTGCAGGCCATCTGCCACAGTCCGGCGAACAAGCCAAAGCCTTCTCTCTGGTTGCCAAAGACCTGTCAGATGTGGCGCTGAGCAGCTTCGCGGGTCAACGCAAAGTTCTGAACATTTTCCCAAGCATCGATACCGGCGTTTGTGCGACTTCAGTGCGTAAATTCAACCAGTTGGCCAGCGGCCTGGATAACACCGTAGTGTTGTGCATTTCATCTGACCTGCCTTTCGCACAGTCACGTTTCTGTGGCGCGGAAGGCCTGAGCAACGTGGTGACCCTGTCCACTCTGCGCGGTGCAGAATTCAAACAAGCCTACGGCGTTGAAATCGCAGAAGGCCCACTGGCCGGTCTGACTGCACGTGCGGTGGTGGTGCTGGATGGCCAGGATAACGTGTTGTACAGCGAGCTGGTCAATGAAATCACCAACGAACCAGACTATGACGCGGCGCTGGCTGCATTGAAATAA
- the tyrR gene encoding transcriptional regulator TyrR, whose protein sequence is MRLEVFCEDRIGLTRELLDLLVLRSIDLRGIEIDPIGRIYLNFSQLDFDTFRALMAEIRRIAGVTDVRTVNFMPSEREHRALRALLESMPEPVFSIDMKGKVELANPAAQALFGFSEDKIRNQTATALIGGYNFSRWLESEQATPQSERVVIRSQDFLMDITPIYLEDENQQKDTVGAVVMLKSTARMGRQLQNLSVNDDTEFDHIVAASPKMRQVLEQARKLAMLDAPLLIVGDTGTGKDILARACHLRSPRGKQPFLALNCAALPDDVAESELFGHAPGAYPNALEGKKGFFEQAHGGSVLLDEIGEMSPRMQTKLLRFINDGTFRRVGEEHEVHVDVRVICATQKNLTELVQRGEFREDLYYRLNVLTITLPPLRERPQDIMPLTELFVARFADEQGVARPKLSNDLGSFLSKYGWPGNVRQLKNAIYRALTQTEGFELRPQDIVLPEFEVEMSLGDEVLDGSLDDISKRFERSVLTRLYRTYPSTRKLAKRLGVSHTAIANKLREYGLSSRKPAGESEE, encoded by the coding sequence ATGCGTTTGGAAGTTTTTTGCGAAGACCGAATCGGTCTGACTCGAGAGTTACTCGATCTTTTGGTATTGCGCAGCATAGATTTACGTGGCATCGAAATCGATCCCATCGGCCGCATTTACCTCAATTTTTCCCAGCTGGATTTTGACACCTTCCGTGCCTTGATGGCAGAGATCCGTCGCATTGCCGGCGTGACCGACGTACGCACCGTGAATTTCATGCCGTCCGAGCGCGAGCACCGCGCCCTGCGTGCGTTGCTGGAGTCGATGCCGGAACCGGTCTTCTCGATTGATATGAAGGGCAAGGTCGAGCTGGCTAACCCGGCGGCTCAGGCGTTGTTCGGTTTCAGCGAAGACAAAATCCGCAACCAGACCGCCACTGCGCTGATCGGTGGTTATAACTTCAGCCGCTGGCTGGAAAGCGAGCAGGCGACACCGCAATCTGAGCGGGTGGTGATCCGCAGTCAGGATTTCCTGATGGATATCACCCCGATCTATCTGGAAGACGAAAATCAACAGAAAGACACCGTCGGCGCGGTCGTGATGCTGAAATCCACGGCGCGCATGGGCCGTCAGCTACAGAATCTGTCGGTGAACGACGATACCGAATTTGATCATATCGTCGCTGCCAGCCCGAAAATGCGCCAGGTGCTGGAGCAAGCGCGCAAGCTGGCGATGCTGGATGCGCCACTGTTGATTGTCGGGGATACCGGTACCGGTAAAGACATCCTGGCCCGGGCCTGTCACCTGCGAAGCCCGCGCGGCAAACAGCCGTTCCTGGCGCTAAACTGTGCCGCCTTGCCGGATGACGTCGCGGAAAGCGAGCTGTTCGGCCATGCGCCGGGCGCTTATCCCAATGCACTGGAAGGCAAGAAGGGCTTCTTCGAGCAGGCACACGGCGGTTCGGTGTTGCTCGATGAAATCGGTGAAATGTCACCGCGCATGCAAACCAAACTGTTGCGCTTTATTAACGACGGTACTTTCCGCCGGGTTGGCGAAGAACACGAAGTGCATGTCGATGTGCGTGTGATCTGCGCGACGCAGAAAAACCTGACCGAACTGGTGCAACGCGGTGAGTTCCGTGAGGACTTGTATTATCGCCTTAACGTACTGACCATTACCCTTCCGCCGTTGCGTGAACGTCCGCAGGACATCATGCCGCTGACTGAACTGTTCGTGGCGCGCTTTGCCGATGAGCAGGGCGTGGCGCGGCCGAAATTGTCCAACGATCTGGGCAGCTTCCTCAGCAAATACGGCTGGCCGGGCAACGTGCGGCAGTTGAAGAACGCCATTTATCGCGCGCTGACGCAAACGGAAGGTTTCGAACTTCGTCCGCAAGATATCGTCCTGCCGGAATTTGAAGTTGAAATGTCACTAGGCGATGAAGTGTTGGATGGCTCGCTTGACGACATCAGCAAGCGCTTTGAACGCTCGGTGCTGACGCGGCTGTACCGCACTTACCCAAGCACGCGAAAGCTGGCGAAACGCCTGGGGGTTTCACATACCGCGATCGCCAACAAGCTGCGCGAGTATGGGCTCAGCAGCCGCAAGCCGGCTGGGGAAAGCGAAGAGTAA
- a CDS encoding YcjF family protein — protein sequence MSEPIKPRIDFEQPLQPPQEPVLRANVAFDEQQAESFFPAAPELQQEDEEGRAEGIINAALKPKRSLWRKMVTAGLALFGVSVVAQGVQWLHTAWVQQDWIALGGGVAGGLIVFAGVGSVVTEWRRLYRLRQRAEERDVARELLHSHGLGKGREFCEKLARQAGLDQGHPALQRWQASLHETQNDREVVALYAKLVQPVLDNQARREISRSAAESTLMIAVSPLALVDMAFIAWRNIRLINRIAALYGIELGYFSRLRLFRLVLLNIAFAGASELVREVGMDWMSQDLAARLSARAAQGIGAGLLTARLGIKAMELCRPLPWLEGEKPKLGDFRSQLVSQLKETMKKGDSKAK from the coding sequence ATGAGCGAGCCGATAAAACCGCGTATCGATTTTGAACAACCGCTGCAACCGCCGCAGGAGCCCGTACTGCGTGCCAACGTGGCTTTTGATGAACAGCAGGCGGAAAGTTTTTTCCCGGCTGCGCCGGAGCTGCAGCAGGAAGACGAAGAGGGGCGCGCCGAAGGCATCATCAATGCGGCCCTGAAACCCAAGCGCAGCCTGTGGCGCAAAATGGTCACTGCCGGGCTGGCGCTGTTTGGCGTCAGCGTGGTGGCGCAGGGCGTACAGTGGCTACACACCGCCTGGGTGCAGCAGGATTGGATTGCTCTGGGTGGTGGCGTAGCGGGCGGCCTGATCGTCTTTGCCGGGGTGGGCTCGGTGGTGACCGAATGGCGGCGATTGTATCGCCTGCGCCAGCGCGCGGAAGAGCGCGATGTGGCTCGGGAATTACTGCATAGCCACGGTTTGGGCAAAGGGCGTGAGTTCTGCGAGAAGTTGGCGCGCCAGGCCGGTCTGGATCAAGGGCATCCGGCGTTGCAGCGCTGGCAGGCCTCGCTGCATGAAACCCAAAACGACCGTGAAGTGGTGGCGCTGTACGCCAAGCTGGTACAGCCGGTGCTGGACAACCAGGCTCGGCGTGAAATCAGCCGTTCGGCGGCGGAATCCACGTTAATGATCGCCGTCAGTCCGCTGGCGCTGGTGGATATGGCTTTTATCGCCTGGCGCAATATTCGCCTTATCAACCGCATCGCGGCGCTGTATGGCATCGAGCTGGGCTACTTTAGTCGTCTGCGGTTATTCCGCCTGGTCCTGTTGAACATTGCTTTTGCCGGTGCGTCCGAACTGGTGCGCGAAGTGGGGATGGACTGGATGTCGCAAGATCTGGCGGCTCGCTTGTCTGCCCGTGCAGCACAGGGGATCGGCGCCGGTTTGCTGACCGCGCGGCTCGGCATCAAGGCGATGGAACTGTGCCGTCCGCTGCCTTGGCTGGAAGGTGAGAAACCCAAGCTGGGTGATTTCCGTAGCCAACTGGTCAGCCAACTAAAAGAAACCATGAAGAAAGGCGACAGCAAAGCCAAATAA
- a CDS encoding YcjX family protein, whose translation MKRLQNELTSLVNRGMDRHLRLAVTGLSRSGKTAFITAFVNQLLHVHSGARMPLFSPVREERLLGVKRIPQRDLGIQRFTYDEGLAQLYGTPPSWPTPTRGVSEIRLALRYRSNDSLLRHFKDTSTLYLEIVDYPGEWLLDLPMLEQDYLAWSRQMAGLLQGDRAEWAKPWLELCKSCDPLAPADENKLAAIAQAYTDYLLRCKSEGLHFIQPGRFVLPGDMAGAPALQFFPWPNVDAQGESKLAQADKHSNIGMLRARFNYYCQSIVKNFYKEHFVRFDRQIVLVDCLQPLNSGPQAFNDMRLALTQLMQSFHYGKRTLFRRLFSPTIDKLMFAATKADHITADQHANLVSLLQQLVQEAWQNAAFEGISMDCVGLASVQATESGIVDHQGQRIPALKGNRLNDGAPLTVFPGEVPARLPGPAFWQNQGFHFDEFRPRAMSVDSPLPHIRLDAVMEFLLGDKLR comes from the coding sequence ATGAAACGACTGCAAAATGAGTTAACGTCGCTGGTCAACCGCGGTATGGATCGCCATCTGCGCCTGGCGGTGACCGGCCTGAGCCGTAGCGGCAAAACCGCCTTTATCACCGCTTTCGTCAACCAATTGCTGCATGTTCACAGCGGCGCGCGGATGCCGCTGTTCTCACCGGTGCGTGAAGAGCGTCTGCTGGGCGTGAAGCGCATTCCGCAGCGCGATCTGGGCATTCAACGTTTTACCTATGATGAAGGGTTGGCACAGCTGTATGGCACACCGCCGAGCTGGCCGACCCCGACGCGTGGCGTCAGCGAAATTCGCCTGGCGCTGCGTTACCGTTCCAATGATTCGCTGCTGCGCCATTTCAAAGACACCTCGACCCTGTACCTGGAAATCGTCGATTACCCTGGCGAGTGGTTGCTGGATTTGCCGATGCTGGAACAGGACTATCTGGCCTGGTCACGGCAAATGGCCGGCCTGCTGCAGGGCGATCGCGCCGAGTGGGCCAAGCCCTGGCTCGAGCTTTGCAAAAGCTGCGATCCGCTGGCTCCGGCTGATGAAAACAAACTGGCGGCTATCGCTCAGGCCTACACCGACTATCTCCTGCGTTGCAAAAGCGAAGGGCTGCACTTTATTCAGCCTGGCCGCTTTGTCCTGCCGGGAGATATGGCCGGTGCGCCGGCGTTGCAGTTTTTCCCGTGGCCAAATGTGGACGCTCAGGGTGAATCAAAGCTGGCGCAGGCGGATAAGCACAGCAACATCGGTATGCTGCGCGCGCGTTTCAATTATTACTGTCAGTCGATCGTCAAAAACTTTTATAAAGAGCATTTTGTCCGTTTCGATCGTCAGATTGTACTGGTGGATTGCTTGCAGCCGCTCAATAGCGGCCCGCAGGCGTTTAACGATATGCGCCTGGCGCTGACCCAGTTGATGCAGAGTTTCCACTATGGCAAGCGCACGCTGTTTCGCCGCTTGTTTTCGCCGACCATCGACAAGCTGATGTTCGCCGCCACCAAAGCCGACCACATCACTGCCGATCAGCACGCCAATCTGGTGTCGCTGCTGCAGCAGTTGGTGCAGGAAGCGTGGCAGAACGCCGCGTTTGAAGGCATCAGCATGGACTGCGTTGGGCTGGCCTCGGTACAGGCTACCGAGAGCGGTATCGTTGACCATCAGGGGCAGCGCATCCCGGCGTTAAAAGGCAATCGTCTGAACGACGGCGCGCCGCTGACGGTTTTCCCCGGCGAAGTGCCGGCACGCTTGCCTGGGCCGGCGTTTTGGCAAAACCAGGGTTTCCATTTCGATGAATTTCGCCCACGTGCCATGAGCGTGGACAGCCCGTTACCACATATTCGCCTGGACGCGGTGATGGAGTTTTTACTGGGAGATAAATTGCGATGA
- the pspD gene encoding phage shock protein PspD has protein sequence MNKTYAASAAKSGGFKRGAGAMLKTVSKVIIIVLLNYGPAGAASWLLRTVGRKPIRFVLALVLEPLFRKGLNKVFGRYAKENNETTAK, from the coding sequence ATGAACAAAACCTATGCCGCAAGCGCCGCTAAATCCGGTGGATTTAAACGAGGAGCAGGTGCAATGTTGAAGACAGTGTCTAAAGTCATCATCATAGTGTTACTGAATTACGGCCCGGCAGGGGCGGCCAGCTGGCTGCTGCGGACCGTGGGTCGCAAACCGATTCGCTTTGTCCTGGCGCTGGTGCTGGAACCTTTGTTCCGCAAAGGCCTGAACAAGGTATTTGGGCGTTATGCCAAGGAGAACAATGAAACGACTGCAAAATGA